Proteins encoded within one genomic window of Arachis ipaensis cultivar K30076 chromosome B08, Araip1.1, whole genome shotgun sequence:
- the LOC110266107 gene encoding F-box/kelch-repeat protein At3g23880-like has protein sequence MMEILLRLPARTLVSLRSVCRSWRNLISSPDFTRNHLRRSCLRDPSLITPPRIAYCNHDGFYGGIQSFSMQSMLDNPSDPTKVASISSETYYKIVGSCDGLLCFFDGFASCGMHAILWNPCTGFTFESPEISGQVLFCGFGYDYLSDSYKIYAATKKQGPSGFESSTKFYTFGQTSSWRKIDDIPVALFSFPSDNSCWTDNTEGEFFGSSRLCTLNWCVNQVVLYFDLTKEIYGHFSLPLGSEIDLDHYSPRRCTHLYVLRNCLSACYEHKRTREWIVWQMKEYGDAQSWTKLAVISVHQKSIYFTYHYLQPLYISESDVLWTFCPLYGIVLCNLNDGRVDFFVIDRGMGNHPFFSRCVRHKMACIYHESLVSPNGLQSRSSKTVAPSSNPNPSLLTLKACLHLFLVKPSSTTNLVINVIEFIYVSTMFIFQLQFTALTYFVCSSSCSCQIILFPL, from the coding sequence ATGATGGAAATCTTGTTGAGGCTTCCGGCAAGGACGCTTGTTTCCCTAAGGAGTGTGTGCAGGTCATGGAGAAACCTAATTTCATCCCCTGACTTCACCCGCAACCACCTTCGTCGTTCATGCTTACGCGATCCAAGCCTGATCACTCCGCCACGTATTGCTTATTGCAATCACGATGGTTTCTATGGTGGTATTCAGTCTTTCTCCATGCAGTCAATGTTGGACAATCCCTCTGACCCTACTAAAGTCGCTAGCATCAGTAGCGAAACCTACTACAAAATCGTTGGTTCTTGCGATGGATTGTTATGCTTCTTTGATGGTTTTGCTAGTTGCGGCATGCATGCCATATTGTGGAACCCCTGTACCGGATTCACATTCGAATCTCCCGAAATCAGCGGCCAAGTTCTCTTTTGTGGCTTTGGTTACGATTATCTCAGTGACAGTTACAAAATTTATGCAGCTACAAAGAAGCAAGGGCCATCTGGTTTTGAGTCTAGTACCAAATTTTATACATTTGGGCAAACTTCGTCATGGAGAAAAATTGATGATATTCCAGTAGCCCTATTTAGTTTCCCAAGTGACAACTCTTGTTGGACGGATAATACGGAAGGGGAATTTTTTGGTAGTAGCAGATTATGCACTCTTAATTGGTGTGTTAATCAGGTGGTTCTttattttgacttgactaaagaGATTTATGGTCATTTTTCTCTGCCTCTTGGTAGTGAAATAGATTTAGATCATTATTCTCCAAGGCGATGCACTCACTTATATGTCTTAAGAAACTGCCTTTCTGCTTGTTACGAGCATAAGAGAACACGCGAATGGATTGTGTGGCAGATGAAGGAATACGGAGATGCTCAATCTTGGACTAAATTGGCAGTGATTTCGGtccatcaaaaatccatttatTTTACATATCATTATTTACAACCTCTTTACATATCGGAAAGTGACGTTCTTTGGACATTTTGTCCATTGTACGGAATAGTTTTGTGTAACTTAAATGATGGGAGGGTAGATTTTTTTGTGATTGACAGAGGCATGGGGAACCATCCTTTTTTTTCTCGATGTGTCAGGCATAAGATGGCTTGTATCTACCATGAAAGTTTAGTTTCACCAAATGGTCTTCAAAGCAGATCATCCAAAACTGTTGCGCCTTCATCAAATCCAAACCCCAGTCTATTGACTCTTAAAGCATGTTTGCACCTTTTTTTGGTGAAGCCTTCTAGCACTACCAACTTGGTTATTAATGTTATCGAATTTATTTATGTCAGTACTATGTTTATTTTTCAATTGCAATTTACTGCTCTAACATACTTTGTATGTTCTTCTTCCTGTTCTTGTCAAATAATTCTTTTCCCACTTTAA